GCCCCTCTCTGCGGAGCGGCTCTACCAGCACCTCCGCGCCCAAATCCTCCGCCAGCGCCCAGAACTCGCGGTCGTGGGCGGGGTTGGTCCAGGCGGGTGACTGCACCAGCAGCAGCGCGGTCACCTGTTCCGGCGGGGGAAGTTCGGCGCTGCGGGTCAGGGTGACGCTCTCCAGCAGGGGCGCGGGGAGCAGTGCGTCCAATTCAGCCTGGGTGCGGGCCAGATCGTAGCCCTCAGCCACCGGCAACTCCGCGTGCCAGACGGGATAGCGGCACTCGTAGCGGCGCACCAATCCAGCTGACAGCGCCAGCCCAGCCCAGTTGCCGGGGCGCAGGCGGGTACTGTCGCCACTGAAGCTGCTCAGATCGTGGTGACTGTCTATGTTCAGCACGTCCTGGCCTGGCCAGCGCTCCAGCCAGGGCCAGATGTCAGCGTGCGACAGGGTCACGGCCGTAGGAGTACCCGCATACTGCCGCAAGTCGGGCCAGCCGGGGTACAGCGGAAAGTCGCTGTCCAGCGCCTCCCAGTTGGTGCCGCCACGCCGCGCCGCCCGCTGCTGCCAGGCCGCCAGGCGGTCATGATCGCGGTCCGGCGTGCCCCAGATCGGCGCGTCGAACACCAGTTCACGGGTGCCGGAGTAGGCGTCCCAGTCCACGGAAAGCAGCATGGGACTCAGGAGAGCTCCAGCTCGTAGCGGTACATGGTCGCCGTCCGCTGAAAGCCCAGCGCTTCATTCATGGTCAGCATGGCCCTATTTGGCGTGTCGTTGAAGGTCTTGATGACGCCGCCGCCCTGGGCCTGAAGCTCACGCATGGCTGCCACCTTGAGTGCCTTGGCGAGGCCGCGGCCCCGGTGGCTGCGCAGCACCCCGGTCATACCGATGTAGTAGTGTTCGCCCCGGCTTTTGCCGATGGTGCTGTAACCGACATAACTGCCCGTCAGCGGATCGCTCGGGCCATCCCCAACCGCCACGAAAGACAGCTCTGGCCGCAGCTGAGGGTCGGCCAGTTCATCTTTGACCCACTGGTCCAGCGACTTTTTGGTGGGGGTCAGACCCGAAGGAACGTCCTGAAACAGCAGCCAGTCCAGCTCGTGCAGCCGGCGGTCTCGGTCCGGATCGGCGGCCAGTTCGGCCAGTGACATGAGCCTGACGCCCTGCTCGGCCACCCCGGTCAGTAGACCATCAAAGGTACTCAGGTCCGTGTCCCGCGTATCCAGCTGTGATTCGAAACGTTCCCACCCCACGCGCCAGCCCCGGCGCTCTAGGAAGGCCCGCCCCGCCGCGTCCTGAGGCTTGCTGCTGAGCATGGTCCGTACCTCGCGGGCGCCGCGTTCCTGCAAATGGCGCTTTAGTTCGCTGTACAGCGCTGTCCCCACACCCTGCCGCTGAAAGTCCGGGTGGACATCCAGAGCGCTCCAATACCGCCAGGGTTCAAAAGCAAAATCGTCATGCCCGACATGACCGACACCCACAATCTGCCCCGCCTGTTCGGCCACGACACGCAGCGCGAAATGGGCTGGGTCGCGGGTGTCGTCTTGGCGCTGCAAGTCCTCCGCCCCGGTCGGCCAGTCGGGCTGGGTCAGGCTGAGAATCTCAGCCAGGGCCGGAAAGTCGGAGCGCTGCGCTTCACGCAGGGTGAGAGAAGGCATGCGCCTATGTTGCACCCATGCAGGGAGCCGGAGCATGCGCCAATTGGCCTAATGCAGGAATTCCGTCCGCTCTGAATTTGCTTCCAGGCTGCGTCCCTGAGTGTTTCTTTCTCCGAACTGGAAGACGCCGGTCTACCCGCTATGCTGGTCAGATGACCGATGCACCCCGCCTGAAACTGCTGCTGATCGTGCCTCACCCTGACGACGAGGTGTACGGCGCAGGCGGAACCATCATGGAATTCGAGGAAGCCGGGCAGTCCTGCGGTCTGGTCACGCTGACCAAGGGCAACGCAGGCCGCAACCTGGGCCTGTGCGACACGCCCGAGCAACTGGCCGCCATGCGCGAGGTCGAGCTGGAAGCCTGCCTGGACGTGCTGGGCATCACCGTTCACGAGCAGCATTCCTTTCCGGACAAGGCGCTACGTGAATACGACTTTGAGGAACTGGTAGAGGTCAGCCGAGCCGCCCTGGAACGCTACCGCCCTGAAATCCTGCTGACTTTTCCTCCCAACGGCTCCAACGGTCACCCGGACCACCAGACCACCCACCGCGCCGTCAAAGTTGCCTGGGACAAGCTGCCGGAGGGCGAGCAGCCAGAGCTGTGGTATTACGCAGGCAGTGCGGCCCCTGAAGACGACGCCCTGTTGCCCAGCTGGCTCCCGGCCAACCTGCGACGGGATGTGACCCCCTATCTCACCCGCAAGCTGAAAGCCATCGCCTGTCACCGTACCCAGGCGCTGAGTACGGTGGACTTTATCCGCAAATTCCCGGAGCGCATCACCCAAGAAACCTTCTACGTGGTAGGAGGAGACACGCAGCGAAAAGACGCGGAGTAAAGGCGGAAGGCCAATTCATTCCTCGCCAGCAACTACCCTCATTTTGGTAGACTGAACTATGGCTGGGTACGGCACAGCGCTTCAGGCGCGGCGTGAACAGGTCGGGTACCGCTCACAGAGCGACCTGGCCCGCGCCGTCCGGGCGCTGCATGAGGAGGGTGACCTGCCCGCTGGCCTACGGCCGTTCAGTCAACAATGGCTCTCGCGTCTGGAAGAAGATACCGATGGGCAAGTCCTCCTGAGTGCCCGAGCGCAGCAGCTCCGGGACCTGGCCTACATGCTGGGCTGGACCGCTGCCGAGTTTGAGACTGAAGTGGGCGTGCCGCTGGGGAGTGTGCCGCTGCCTTCCACCAGGGCGGCAGGACCGGACCAAGCTCCGGATGCCCAGCAACAGGGTTGGGAGGTGCAGCCAGTGCAGCGGCCTATCCCAGGCAGCCTGCGTGAAGCTGCGGAGGTCTTCGGGGCGCGGGCCGAATGGGCCGAGCTGCGCGAGGGGCGCTGGCTGCGCTTCTTGACCGACCTGCACCACCGCCGCACTCCCCAGACAGCAGGCGAATGGCTGGACCTGTTTCTGGACCTCCGCAAGCGTTTTGACCCGCCAGCTCTGCCTGACCAGCGCGGTGAGGAGGACGCGTGGACCCCCTGATCTCAGACTACCTGGCCTACCTGCGGCGGCGACATGCCCAGGTAGGTTACGTGTCTGATATGGACGCACTGGCGGGGCGTTTGGATATTCCGGTTTTGCAGGGACAGCACAGCTTGGCTCAGGCGGCCCCCCCTGATGAGGACACACCCTGGGTGCAGGTACAGCGCCGCAGCCCCCGCCAGCAGCGCCGCGCCGACACCGCCCACGAGCTGGTCCATGCCTTGAGCGAGCAGGGGCAGTACACCCCGGCCATTCGGCGCGAACATGCCAGCGTGAACGATACAGGCAAACAGGCACTGGATGAACATCTGGAACTGCTGACCGAACATGGCGCCGACGCCCTCTTGATGCCTGACGCTTTGGTCACTGAGCTGACCGTCCGCTACGGCGAGTCAGCGGCCGTGATTGCCCATTTGGCACACGAGGCGGATGTTTCCTTGCAACAGGCTCTGCGGCGCTTCGTGTTTCTGAACACGGCCCAGCGGCGCACCGGCTACCTGATGCAGGGCAATTACATCTGGTACGCCCTGACCACCGGCTGGACGCCCGAATGGATCGGTTCGCGGTTAGATGAGTTGGCTTTTCTGGAAGCCGGAGGCACGCTGTACCAGTCGTCGTATGGACGCACCGGGCGCATTGCGTTTTATTGCGAAACCTGAATTGCCCATTCTGCCCTTGACTAAACGAATGGTATTTACTAAAATTTTAGTAGGTAAGAACTGAGGGTGTCACGCCTGTCCCGCGATTTGTTCCGGTGGCCTGCCGACACCACCTGCCCGTCAGGCGCTGAAGGGAAGCAGTGCCTGATTTTTCCTCATTTCGGCTGGCCGCAGATCAGGCGGCCTCTTCAATCACATGTCATTCATACAGCCTCAGGGGGACTGAATATGACCATTTGGCCCGCACTTTGGACCGATCCCAGCGTGATGACCACGCTGGACCCACCCGCCCTGCTCAGCACCTTGGGCGTCTCACTGACCGTTGCAGCACTCTCGGGAATGCGGCTGCGCCAGCAGTTGCCCCAGACGCAACGCCCACACTGGACCGCCACCTTGACCGATACGCTGCTGGGCGGGCTGGTCGGCGGCCTGGCGGCCTTCGCTCTGGCCAGCGGCTTGCCCGCACTGAATACAGCTCCCGGCGTGCTGCTCTGCGCGGCGGTAGGCGGCAGCCTGGGACTCAACCTGGCCGAATTCCTGCGGACCAAGGGGATGGGCGTGCTGCTGCGCTGGGTGCTGGGGCAGGAGGAGACCCAGGTGGGCCGAGAGACAGCAGAAAGGGGCAACGCCGCCGAGGAGTTACCGCCCCGGCACTAAGGTTCACCCAGGCCGACGCCAAACCGGTTGCAGCATCTTTCAGCCCTGCGCTCCCTGCCCTTTCAGTTGGCCCTGCCGCCGCTGGAGCAGACCCAGCACTTCACGCGCCGCGCTCAGGATCGGCGTGCCGGGGCCGAAGATGCCCACCACCCCGGCGTCATATAGCGCCTGATAATCCTGCTGCGGAATCACGCCGCCTACAATGACCAGAATGTCGTCTGCGCCTTCAGCCTCAAGGGCGGCGATCAGCTGCGGCACCAGCGTCTTGTGGCCTGCCGCCTGACTGCTGACGCCGACCACATGCACGTCGTTCTCGACCGCTTGGCGCGCCGCTTCTTCAGGGGTCTGGAACAGAGGTGACACGTCCACGTCGAAGCCTAGGTCGGCAAAGCCGGTGGCGATCACCTTGGCGCCCCGGTCGTGGCCGTCCTGGCCCATCTTGGCGACCAGGATGCGGGGGCGGCGGCCCTCCGCCTCAGCAAAGGTATTGATGTCGGCCTGTACCTGTGCAAATTCGTCATCACCCGCGTAGCCTTGTGCGTACACGCCACTGAGGGTCTGCACCTCGGCTTGGTGGCGGCCCCAGACTTCTTCCAGAGCGCTGCTCACCTCGCCCAGCGTGGCCCGCGCCCGCATCGCTTCTACACTAAGGGCCAGCAGGTTACCTTCGCCTGTGCGGGCGGCGTCCCGCAGAGCG
The sequence above is a segment of the Deinococcus radiophilus genome. Coding sequences within it:
- a CDS encoding GNAT family N-acetyltransferase, yielding MPSLTLREAQRSDFPALAEILSLTQPDWPTGAEDLQRQDDTRDPAHFALRVVAEQAGQIVGVGHVGHDDFAFEPWRYWSALDVHPDFQRQGVGTALYSELKRHLQERGAREVRTMLSSKPQDAAGRAFLERRGWRVGWERFESQLDTRDTDLSTFDGLLTGVAEQGVRLMSLAELAADPDRDRRLHELDWLLFQDVPSGLTPTKKSLDQWVKDELADPQLRPELSFVAVGDGPSDPLTGSYVGYSTIGKSRGEHYYIGMTGVLRSHRGRGLAKALKVAAMRELQAQGGGVIKTFNDTPNRAMLTMNEALGFQRTATMYRYELELS
- a CDS encoding PIG-L deacetylase family protein, yielding MTDAPRLKLLLIVPHPDDEVYGAGGTIMEFEEAGQSCGLVTLTKGNAGRNLGLCDTPEQLAAMREVELEACLDVLGITVHEQHSFPDKALREYDFEELVEVSRAALERYRPEILLTFPPNGSNGHPDHQTTHRAVKVAWDKLPEGEQPELWYYAGSAAPEDDALLPSWLPANLRRDVTPYLTRKLKAIACHRTQALSTVDFIRKFPERITQETFYVVGGDTQRKDAE
- a CDS encoding arginase; translated protein: MLLSVDWDAYSGTRELVFDAPIWGTPDRDHDRLAAWQQRAARRGGTNWEALDSDFPLYPGWPDLRQYAGTPTAVTLSHADIWPWLERWPGQDVLNIDSHHDLSSFSGDSTRLRPGNWAGLALSAGLVRRYECRYPVWHAELPVAEGYDLARTQAELDALLPAPLLESVTLTRSAELPPPEQVTALLLVQSPAWTNPAHDREFWALAEDLGAEVLVEPLRREGQV
- a CDS encoding ImmA/IrrE family metallo-endopeptidase, producing MDPLISDYLAYLRRRHAQVGYVSDMDALAGRLDIPVLQGQHSLAQAAPPDEDTPWVQVQRRSPRQQRRADTAHELVHALSEQGQYTPAIRREHASVNDTGKQALDEHLELLTEHGADALLMPDALVTELTVRYGESAAVIAHLAHEADVSLQQALRRFVFLNTAQRRTGYLMQGNYIWYALTTGWTPEWIGSRLDELAFLEAGGTLYQSSYGRTGRIAFYCET